A genomic segment from Orientia tsutsugamushi str. Boryong encodes:
- a CDS encoding DsbA family protein, with protein MVILSLYKKTVAIIILLIMILCNSISIVCAKLLKDASTTIELVPYQANELTPEKINDQIRQYILSHPEVILESIEIMQQKQQQQEQEYFAGAINEQLKILHDTHNLPMVGNIHGNVIITIFYDYNCKYCKLLNNIVNKLIIENEDIKIIWVPLAILEGLSEHAAKIALAVYEKAPSKFHIFHNKIMSLTKVTLQDIENILVEAEIDVDKVNDLTNSPNIQNILSMINNIASKCNLNGVPLTVIGNRVYTGLVDKLQQGVNEAREKNKAIVCPLK; from the coding sequence ATGGTGATATTATCCTTATATAAAAAAACAGTTGCTATAATAATATTATTAATAATGATTCTGTGTAATAGTATTAGTATAGTTTGCGCTAAGTTATTAAAAGATGCATCAACTACAATAGAGCTAGTTCCATATCAAGCTAATGAGCTGACTCCTGAAAAAATTAATGATCAGATAAGACAATATATTCTTAGTCATCCTGAGGTAATTTTAGAGTCTATCGAAATTATGCAACAAAAGCAACAGCAGCAAGAACAAGAGTATTTTGCTGGTGCTATTAATGAACAACTAAAAATTTTGCATGATACTCATAACTTGCCTATGGTTGGCAATATACATGGTAATGTAATTATAACTATTTTTTATGATTATAATTGTAAATATTGCAAACTATTAAATAACATAGTTAATAAGTTAATTATTGAAAATGAAGATATAAAAATTATATGGGTGCCTTTAGCAATTTTAGAAGGGCTATCAGAACATGCTGCTAAAATTGCTTTAGCAGTCTACGAAAAAGCTCCAAGTAAATTTCATATATTCCATAATAAAATAATGAGTTTAACTAAAGTTACTTTACAGGATATTGAAAATATCTTAGTTGAAGCTGAAATAGATGTTGATAAAGTTAATGATTTAACTAATAGTCCTAATATACAGAATATATTGTCTATGATTAATAATATAGCTTCTAAGTGTAATTTAAATGGAGTACCACTCACAGTCATTGGTAATAGGGTATATACAGGCTTAGTTGATAAATTACAACAAGGAGTTAATGAAGCCAGGGAAAAAAACAAAGCTATTGTTTGTCCTCTTAAATAA
- a CDS encoding ClpXP protease specificity-enhancing factor SspB: MKKINYEELIDQSMLNVVKQALKFASTACNLEDNYFYISFCTIFPGVKISEHLRVKYVEQMTIVLQHQFSDLVIESDFFSVCLSFSGKIEKIVVPWKSIIMFIDPEAQLRIKLFYYVNKYKQQLYKNVDSIVEDSSKENKNQYCDQLVATNEKLKNMKDIVGNKVVSLDSFRKKI; this comes from the coding sequence ATGAAAAAAATCAATTACGAAGAACTTATTGATCAATCCATGTTAAATGTTGTTAAACAAGCTCTTAAGTTTGCTTCTACTGCCTGCAATTTAGAAGATAATTATTTTTATATATCATTTTGTACAATATTCCCAGGTGTGAAAATATCTGAGCACTTAAGAGTTAAGTATGTAGAACAAATGACTATTGTGTTACAACATCAGTTTTCAGATTTAGTAATTGAGAGTGACTTTTTTTCAGTTTGTTTAAGTTTTAGTGGTAAAATTGAAAAAATTGTTGTTCCGTGGAAATCAATAATTATGTTTATTGATCCAGAAGCGCAGCTACGAATCAAGCTGTTTTATTATGTAAATAAGTATAAACAGCAGCTTTATAAAAATGTCGATAGTATTGTTGAGGATAGTAGCAAAGAAAATAAAAATCAATATTGCGATCAGTTAGTAGCTACAAATGAAAAGTTGAAAAATATGAAAGACATAGTAGGAAATAAAGTTGTTAGTCTTGACAGCTTTAGGAAGAAGATCTAG
- the rnhA gene encoding ribonuclease HI yields the protein MTNYACSITNNIPVKIYTDGACSHNPGPGGWGVYLSYKNHEKKVYGSNINTTNNRMELTATIEALRLLKHSYKVELYTDSQYVQMGITKWIKKWIKNNWETSNKQLVCNVDLWQLLYTLIQKHQVSWHWVRGHSGNIGNEIADKLATNGKIEAMKIAKNNENTKKFLD from the coding sequence GTGACTAACTATGCTTGCTCTATCACTAACAACATTCCAGTTAAGATATATACAGATGGCGCATGTAGCCATAATCCAGGGCCAGGAGGTTGGGGAGTATATTTAAGTTATAAGAATCATGAAAAAAAAGTTTATGGATCTAACATAAATACTACAAATAACCGAATGGAGTTAACAGCAACAATAGAGGCGTTGCGGCTTCTTAAGCATAGTTATAAAGTAGAATTATATACTGACAGTCAGTATGTTCAAATGGGTATTACTAAGTGGATAAAAAAGTGGATAAAAAATAATTGGGAAACAAGCAACAAGCAATTGGTTTGTAATGTTGATTTATGGCAGTTATTATATACTTTGATTCAAAAACATCAAGTTAGTTGGCATTGGGTGAGAGGACACTCTGGTAATATAGGTAATGAAATTGCTGATAAATTAGCAACTAATGGAAAAATTGAAGCAATGAAAATAGCAAAAAATAATGAAAATACTAAGAAATTTCTTGATTAG